Part of the Phocoena sinus isolate mPhoSin1 chromosome 17, mPhoSin1.pri, whole genome shotgun sequence genome is shown below.
GCCCTGCCCTGTGAGAAACACTTCCTCTGTGTCGCCGGCCGGGAGCACAGCTAAATCCCTAGCACACCACGGAGGACTCATCGCAGTACGACTCCACCCGCCTTCCAGCCACGCTCTGCCCAGTGGCCACACACACCGTTGCCTAGACTGGCCGCCCGGTCCTGCCCCAAACCACACCGTGTGTCCAAAGGATTGCCTCTGACCAGGATGCCTCTCTCATCCGGGAAAACCCTATTCATCCTTAGAGCCCAGCTTATATATCGTGTCCACGACAGCCTTTTCTGGTAGTTCTCGGCAAAACCATCCACTTCCTGTGTCTCCCTAAAATTCTGTTTACACTTCTATCATTCACCCAGATCTGGTTCCCATCACCATTAAAACAAGCTAGTAGCCTTTGCCTTCCTCCCTGACAGGACTGTGAGCCtctaacagacatttattttcatgtcCTCAATGCCTCATGGAGTAATGTGCTACAATCTCTTCATTTAATTGAATCACTGATAAAGTTCATGCCTACCTGTGAAATGCTTTATGAATTTGTCTTTTAAGTTCAAATCTCTTGGgaatatttctgaaaagaaaaagaaaactttagaatTTCTTGAATGCATTTCCATCATTACAAAATCTCCTTATAAACACTAACTCAGAAGGATATCTGCACCCCGGgggttcactgcagcattatttacaacagccaggatacggaagcaacctaagtgcttGTTCACTgttcactgatggatgaatgaatggggtatatatgtatacaacagAATAGCACTCAGCCCTAAGAAAGAATGAtaccctgccatttgtgacaacatggatggacctagagggaatcacgttaagtgaaataaatcagacaggaaagacaaatactatatgattccacttccacgtggactctaaaaaacaaaacaaatgaacaaacaaaactaggttcacagaaacagagaacagaacagTAGTTGCCGGAGGGGAGGGGCACTGGGGAGGAAGCAGAATAGGTGACGAAGGAGGTCAAGAGGTACCGACCtctggttataaaataaataagtcatgggggtGCGATGGACAGCATGAGGATATGGTCAGTGATACTGTGGAGCACATTAGAACGGTGCCAAGAGTAAACCCTGAAAGTTAACTGTACGGTGACGGATGGTAACCAGACTtctcgtggtgatcattttacaacGTATACAAAtgtcgaatcattatgttgtacgcCTGAAACCAAGGTAATGTTGTACGTCAATTTTGCctcaataaaatagttttaatatcCTTACAAGTAGACTATAATGACAAGCACTAAACACATGAGCTTGTGGCTGTTCACGCAGCTGATTCCAAGTCTGTATGTCCAGCCCTGGCCAGGGTGACAGGGAGGATGCTCACCATCTTTATAAACTTTGTCTAAGGGTGAGGAGAAGGCAAGGATTTTTAGGCAAGGGAGTGATACCATCgagcttcatttttaaagatcatcATGTCTGGTACGGAGGGGCGAGAGCAGATGCAGAGATGAGATAAAGGGTTTACAGAGAAGTCATCGTGCATGTGTCGAACAGCGCTGGCCTGTGGAGGGGTTAGCAAACTGCCCTCAGGACTCCTCCTGCCCCACGCCTGTtactgtaaataaagttttactggaccACAGCCATGCTCATTATTTACGTGTGGCCTACGCCTGCTTTCAGGCTACGATGCAGGGGCAAGACATTGTTGCAGAGATTGTATGGCCCACCAagccccaaatattttaaaaatgtttgaaatagaGCAAGGTGGCCAGTGCCTGCTCTGTAGCATCCTATTTGTATTCAGCTAAAATGGCAATTGTCTACAGAGAGGTAACAGCGACAAGGAttctgagggtgggagggaagagagattTTTCAGTGCATACtcttttcattaacattttttttttaatcaatttatttttggctgcgttgggtctcggttgctgcacgcgggctttctctagctgtggcgagcaggggctgctcttcgttgcagtgcacgggcttctcagtgcagtggcttctcttgttgcagagcatgggctctggagtgcaggctcagtagttgtggcatgggggctcagtagttgtggctcacgggctcagtagttgtggctcgtgggctctagaacgcaggctcagtagttgtagcacacgggctttgttgctctgtggcatgtgggatcttcccggaccagggctccaacccttgtcccctgcactggcaggcggattcttaaccactgcaccaccagagaagtccaacTTCAACTTTTTTCAACGtaaatctgttttcatttttcaataagCAACTAGTTAATTGAAAATGAATCTGTATTTAGGGATTAGATGCCCTGGTGATAACTTTcgatcaacaaaatattaaatgaagaacTGAATAAGAGAGAACTACCCCCAACAAAAAATTAGACGATTGAGCTCTGACGCAAAACAGTCTTAACAATCGGCTTCCATTATAGAAATgggagccacatatgtaattaaaaatttttagtagccacattttaaaaagtaaaaaaaaagttgaaaaattaaaattaattttaattaaattaaaattaaattaatactttatttaacccattatatccaaaatattatcctttcaatatgtaatcaatatttttaaattactagtaAGATAGTCTACATTTTTTATACTAAGTTTTCAAAATCCAAGGTGTATTTTACACTCACAGCACACCTCAGTTTGGACCAGCCACACTGCAAGTGTTCAGTACTCATAGGTACCCAGTGGCTACCATGCTGGATGGCACAAGAATAGAATGTAGGCTTCACCCCTCTGGTATCTAAGGACAACGGTATAGATTACATGTACACatgggttaaaaataaaaggatcccaggacttccctggtggcacagtggttaagaatccgcctgccaatgcaggggacacgggttcgagccctggtctgggaagatcccacatgccacggagcaactaagtccgtgtgccacagctactgagcctgtgttctagagcccgcgtgctgcaactactgaagcccgcgtgtctagagcctgggctccacaacaagagaagccactgcaatgagaagcccatgcaccacaacgaagacccaacgcagccataaataaataaatagttaaaataaataaataaaaggatccCTAGGTAATGCTTGATGATTATCCTGGAACAACTTGAATAACCTATCATCTCATTCGTCCAATTTAtgaaattttctagttttcatttaACCAAACCAGTTACCATCTGCCACCCTCAACAATTTTAAGTTtacaataacatatttttaaaggaacagaCTTGCATATTATGTATATAACGTTGGCAAGCTTATCTCTTGTACCTACTTCTtgttaaaaatgagcaaaggggcttccctggtggtgcagtggttgagagtctgcctgccgatgcaggggacacgggttcgtgccccggtccgggaagatcccacgtgccgcggagcggctgggcccgtgagccctggccgctgagcctgcgcgtccggagcctgtgctccgcaacgggagaggccacgacagtgagaggcccgcataccgcaaaaaaaatttttttaattaaaaaattttaaaaatacaattaaaatgatgtattaatctcaaaaaaagaatattcatttgTAATTGTTTGTAAGAACCTCTCCAAAATGGTCTTCACATTCCTGCCTTAAGCCTCATGACAGCAAGgctttacattaaaaacaaacaaacccaaaacaacccAGCAACACAAATCTGATTCCATGAAGCCTGCAGAAGAATGTAAATGTTCAGTGACATCTCTTGAAAAGGCAAAGCTTTTCCATCAAAACTTTCTAAAAGTCCCCCTTATACTTCCATCTCCCGAATTTCACACCAATTCCTTCTCTGTCCCAAATTCCTCCAAcccccctctccagccccaccgCTGCCACTTCTCAGACATCTGactctgttttcatttcagtgaCGAGTACCGCAGTGCTCCCTTTCTTTTGCAGAGTTCTGGGAACGATTCTTTGCTCCATTCCGCTGGTGTGATGGTCAGACAACAGAGGGGAGAAGGGATACAGGTTATGAAAACACACACTTTCCATGCTTAGCCCAATGAGGCAGCCCAGCAGGGGGCGCTACCCGAGTTAGGGAGACAGTGTGACATTGTCCTGAGGCTTGAACCAGGGCGATGGGCAGGACGGTAAAAAGGAAGGATCAGATTGTAGAGACATGGGGAGTGGGGTTTGGTCATTAACCTGAGCTCCTTCAGCACGAGTCAATAATGTTGGTTAACTTCGTATTCCCACGCCCATCAGAGCACGTCAGGTGTGTGCTGTGAGTGGCTAGATGAACTGATGGATGGGTGATACGTGAACAATGCATGGGGCggggaggaaggggggccggGGATGGTGAATCCTGAGGGTGATGGGTACCTACCTCTCGCATCTCCTCCTTCCCAGTGCCCCCCTCCAATTCTAACGGCATCCTCGCTGGTCACCCTCTCACCCGAGGCTTCCCCACTTACTGCTTCCCCTACGTGGACCGATCCCTGCACCTCGAGCCTCACGGGAGTGTTTAGGGAAGCCGCTGACCTACAGAAAAGGGAGGCACCGCAGCCGCAGGTGCAGCAAGGGTTTCAGAGCCCAGAGCGCATGCGAAGGCCCGGATGATGGTGTTTACTATGTCGCAGAATCACGGGGTCAGAATTCCCGAGGTACCTGGCAGGGATGACAGTCCTTAGCCTCCAGAGCCTGGGAGATGTTTCCTCCTGAATGAGCTGTGAACCCCGCCACACCCGAGTGTGCCTGTGAGGACCACCTGGATAGGGCCAGCTCACGTCCTTGTTGGTCCCTGACCCATGTCCGAGTGTCCCTTCACTTTCACAGACTCAAATACGGATGTAAAGAGTCACCCTTCCTCCTCACGTCATCCAAAGACTACATCACAAACAGCTGGAGAAAGCAACCGATGTGGTGCACAGATCACGCTCTGCTGGgctgtgttgtttttttaaacttcgGATTGTTGCCActtacattttaacttttaataaaatattctttctccctAGAAACTCACTTCGGTAGAGCTTCAGCCTTTTACAGAGAAAAGATCTGTTAAACATCAATGACACAGGTCTGAATTAATGTTACCACAAATGTTCAGTAGTTGGAGACTTTCTTCCACTCTTTTACTTTCCAAAGTGACATTCCATTCTGAGATAAACGTTGGGGCCAAGAAGTTGCAAGTCCGAGGATGCGAAGGGTGTGGGGCCGTCACTGCATCACTGCGGTGGTCACCGTCCCTGCCCAGCTCCCCTCCGGGAAAGCCCTGTGTGTCCCCACCACGCTGGAAagctctgcccagccctggaCGAGGTCCTGGGTCCTCCTGTCTCAGCTTCCTGGACCTTCTCCATCCCCTGCCTCCCCTTCAGCCCGTCACTGGCCTCCTCTTTGCGTCTACCTGTGCGCcagcctccccgcctccccacctAGAACGTGCCGTCAGAGCGCAGACACCTGACTGCCTGCTCCCCTGGGTGGCCTCGGCCTCTGCATGGTGACTGGCACGCAGCAAGTACTGGATGAAAATTTGTGCagtgaatgtgtatatatttatatcgTAACTATCATGAAAGAAAAACGGTCCTAAGAAACCCCTCTCTGCTTTGTTCAAAGTGAAGTAAGAGGCAGAAGAGCGAGGAGATGACAGCAAGGCTGCCTTGGGCTGCGACCTCAGCCATTGGGCCCCGGGGAGGGGCGCCTACTGCTGCCGGGCTGGGCGGCCAGCGCGTCCTCGCTCCGCAGGTGCGCGGGCTCCCAGCAGAGGCGCGTCTGAGCGGCTCCCTCCTCCTGTCCCGCCCCGGCCTTCCTGCCCTAAGCGAGCCGCAACCCCGCCGCCCCGTCGGGCCGCTTCGCCCCGGGCTTCTCACGTTTACTCCTCGTTCGGCCGCCGTCCTCGCCGCCTTGGGGTGTCTCAGGACCCCTCGTGTCggctactttttctcccttttctcatcCCCACCACTCGTTGGTTAGCGAAGCGCCAGGAACCTGGGCGCGCAGAGCTGATCCGGGAGCCGCGGCGGCGAGTGGAGCCTGCTCAGCTACCCAGGCCCTGCGCCAGCTCCAGGGGGCCGCAAAGGGGCGTCCCGGCGCGCGACGCCAGGACCCTGGCCCAATCCCCAAACCCGGGCTGGCCCGGAAAGAGGCGCCGCCAGGTGCTAACCTGTCCGCCCCGCCTCGGCCGCTGGGACTGAAGCGCATGTCCTCGGGCTCCGGGCCCCCGCTTCCGAGGCCCGGCCTCTCTCACGGGGAAGAGGCACATCGAGCCGGTTCCTCCGCAAGATGGGTTTCTGGATACTTAACGTCCCGGCTGCGGTACGTCTCACCAGCTCATTGCCTCTTTCCCCGAGCGCCCGCCGTCGGCGGCGAGCGCTGCCGGCCTGTTCCCGCGGTGCGCGAGCCAGGCCGCCCCGAGCGCGCGCCTCTCCCGGCCGCACGAGTCCTCCCGCCCTGGGCTCGGCGCACGGGGCCGCGGGCGCGGGGCTGCTTACCTGCGCTCCGGGAGGCCGCGGGGAGGGACAGCCAGGGCTTTGGCTCCTCGCCCGCGACGCGCGCGCCCCTGCGGCCCCCGGGCCTCCCCTGGGTCCCGCGCGGCGACAGGAGCAGCGCCAGCAGCAGCAGCGCGGGCAGCCAGGCGCTTGGCCTCGCCGGTCGCATGGGCGCGCGGGAGCGGCCGGAGGGAGATCAGGCGGGTCTCGGGCGGAGGCGGAGGGTCCGCGCCCCGAAGACGGACGGCGGGCGACACCTGCGCGCCTCGGGGAGGGACGCAGGACGAGGACACGGGCGGGGACGCGCGGCTGCCCCGGGGACCTGGGCGAGGCCCAGCGCGCAGATGCTCACAGGTCCGCGCGGCCTCCCCGACGGCCCCGCCTCGGCTCTGCGGGTGTCCGGGCTCCCCGCGCAAGGCCGGCTCTGCCCGCCGCCCCGTCCAGCCCACGGGGATCGAGACAACCAACTTCGCGGTCGGGACCGAGGGGAGCGGCGCGGTAGCGgcgcgcggcggcggcggagaCGCAGCTGCTGGGAGGGAAGGTGCGGGTCCCCTGAGCTcgagccccgcccccagcccctcgcCCCGCCCCCAGCTCGGAGCTGGCGGAAGAAGGATATAGAAACGACCGTGGGGCAGGGACTCCCCATCAACTATCCGTCAGGGAAAAACACCCTCAGACCATATTATCTTATGGCTGAAAGTCTGTCCTTTTACTAGCCTCTCTCTGTTTCCCCAACCCAGTCgaccacttttctactctgtttctatcaatttgacttttaaaaaattccatatgtaagtgatatcatgcggTATTTGTCCTGTctggcttattccacttagcataatgccctccaggttcatccaagttgtcacaaacggcaggatttccttctttctcatggctgagtagtattccagtgtgtgtgtatgtgacgtcttctttatccattcatctgttgttgacTGACACTTAGGAGGTTCcgtaccttggctattgtaaataatgctgtcatGAATATGGGAGTGCACAAATCTCTTTGAGATACGGTTTCAGTTCCTTTGGCTATAAACCCAGAAGCGAGGCTgcgggatcatatggtagttctgttttccatggtggctgcactaATTTTGAACCAACTGTGCACAAGGATTCCCCTTTCTCTGCATGCTCACCAATGCTTaactattttttgtctttttgatcacAGCCATACGaacaagtgtgagatgatatctcactgcggttttgatttgcatttcccagatggttagtgacattgagcatcttttcatgtatctgttggccatttgtgtgcctcctttgggaaaatgtctattcagttcccctgcccattttttaatcaggttgtttagGGGGTTTTTTGGTCTTgaattgtgtgtgtttttaatatattttggatattaaccccttaacagatagatagtttgcaaatattttctcccatttagtggcttgccttttcagttttttggatggtttcctttgcctgtgcagagctttttcctttttctttctttctctctctctctctttctttctttctttctgtatgtcttctttggagaaatgtctatttaggtcttctgcccatttatggattgggttgtttgtttttttaatgttgagctgcatgagatgtttatacattttgcagattaatcctttgtccattgattcgttggcaaatattttctcccattctaagggttgtcttttcgtcttgtttatggtttcctttgctgtgaaaaagctttgaagtttcattaggtcccatttgttcatgtttgtttttatttccatttctctaggaggtgggtcaaaagggatcttgctgtgatttatgtcatagagtgttctgcctatgttttcctctaagagttttatagtgtctggccttacatttaggtctttaatccatattgagtttattttggtgtatggtgttagggagtgttctaatttcattctattacatgtagctgtccacttttcccagcaccacttatttaagaggctgtcttttctccattgtatattcttgcctcctttatcaaagataaggtgaccatatgtgcgtgggtttatctctgggctttctatcctgttccattgatctatacttctgtttttctgccagtaccatactgtcttgattactgtagctttgtagtatagtctgaagtcagggagcctgattcctccagctctatttttctttctcaagattgctttggctattcagggtcttttgtgtttccatacaaattgtgaacttttttttgttctagttctgtgaaaactgccattggtagtttggtaggcattgcattgaatctgtagactgctttgggtagtatagtcattttcacaatgtttattcttccaaccaagaacatggtatgtctctccatctgtttgtatcatctttaattatttcatcagtgccttatagttttctgcatacaggtcttttgtctccttaggtaggattattcctaggtattttaatctttatgttgcgatggtaaatgggagtgtctccttaatttctctttcagatttttcatcattagtgtataggaatgcaagagatttctgtgcattaattttgtatcctgcaactttaccaaattcattgattagctctagtagttttctggtagcatctatgtatagtatcatgtcatctacaaacagtgacagctttacttcttttctgatttgtatcccttttatttctttttcttctctgattgctgtggctaaaatttccaaatctatgttgaataatagcggtaaGAGTGGAcaaccgtgtcttgttcctgatcctagtggaaatggtttcagtttttcaccattgagtacaatgttggctgtgggtttgtcatatatggcctttattatgttgaggtaagttccctctatgcctactttctggagagtttttatcataaatgggtgttcaattttgtcaaaatctttttctgcatctactgagatgatcatatggtttttctccttcagtttgttaatatggtgtatcacattgattgatttgcatatattgaagaatccttgcattcctgggataaaccccacttgatcatggtgtatgatccttttaatgtgctgttggattctgtttgctggtatcttttgaggatttttgcatctatgttcatcagtgatgttggcctgtagttgttttttttttttttttgtggcatctttgtttggttttggtatcagggtgatggtagcctcatagaatgactttgggagtgttcctccctctgctatattttggaagagtttgagaaggataggtattagctcttctctaaatgtttgatagaattggcctgtgaagccatctggtcctgggcttttgtttgttggaagatttttaatcacagcttcaatatcagtgcttgtgattggtctgcttatattttctgtttcttcctggttcagtctcgggaggttgtgcttttctaagaatttgtccatttcttccaggttgtccattttattggcatgtagttgcttgtagtaatctctcaggatcatttgtatttctgcagtgtcagttgttacgtctcctttttcatttctaattctattgatttgagtctcctccctttttttcttgatgcgtctggctaacggtttatcacttttgtttatcttctcaaagaaccagcttttagttttattgatctttgctactgtttctttcatttctttttcatttatttctgatctgatctttatgatttctttccttctgctaactttggggtgtttcttttgttctactttctctaattgctttaggtgtaaggttaagttgtttatttgagatgtttcttatttcttgaggtagaattgtattgctataagcttccctcttagaactgcttttgctgcatcccataggttttgggtcatcacgttttcattgtcatttgtttctaggtattttttttaatttcctctttgatttct
Proteins encoded:
- the ALKAL1 gene encoding ALK and LTK ligand 1, with amino-acid sequence MRPARPSAWLPALLLLALLLSPRGTQGRPGGRRGARVAGEEPKPWLSLPAASRSAGKQPRGSRQSEIFPRDLNLKDKFIKHFTGPVTFSVECSKHFHRLYHNTRDCSTPAYYKRCARLLKRLAVSPLCSQA